The proteins below are encoded in one region of Pseudomonadota bacterium:
- a CDS encoding 5-carboxymethyl-2-hydroxymuconate Delta-isomerase, with the protein MPHIIIEYSDNLKKDIKDSSVTEKLHKAVTESGLFSPDAVKARAIGYSDYVLPEGAKSFIHITVSILEGKSTGQKASLSNSVFDTARKAIASCDKLSVDIREMETESYRK; encoded by the coding sequence ATGCCGCACATAATAATTGAATATTCCGATAACTTAAAAAAAGATATCAAGGATTCGAGTGTAACCGAAAAACTGCATAAGGCGGTCACAGAATCCGGCTTGTTTTCTCCTGATGCCGTAAAGGCTCGTGCTATAGGCTATAGCGACTATGTATTACCCGAAGGGGCTAAAAGCTTTATCCATATAACGGTTTCAATACTGGAAGGCAAAAGTACGGGTCAGAAAGCTTCGCTTAGCAACAGCGTATTTGATACCGCTCGTAAAGCTATAGCCTCATGTGACAAGTTGTCCGTGGATATCCGTGAAATGGAAACCGAAAGCTATAGAAAGTAA
- a CDS encoding helix-turn-helix transcriptional regulator — protein sequence MARKNEFTEKIDTYIGMKIHELRISMGLSRQQLADKIGVTHQQLQKYEKGTNRISAGRLAAIAKALNKPVAFFFEGVEDDNGDMLPSQHQRMCIEVSRNFLRIKNPMHQNAINLLVRTLSEN from the coding sequence ATGGCAAGAAAAAATGAATTTACAGAGAAGATTGATACGTATATCGGTATGAAAATACATGAACTGCGGATTTCTATGGGTTTGTCCCGTCAGCAGTTAGCTGACAAAATAGGTGTAACACACCAACAATTACAAAAATATGAAAAAGGTACTAACCGTATCTCCGCAGGAAGATTGGCAGCTATAGCAAAAGCTTTGAATAAACCTGTGGCTTTTTTCTTTGAAGGTGTGGAAGACGATAACGGCGATATGCTGCCAAGTCAGCACCAAAGAATGTGTATTGAGGTTTCACGTAACTTTTTACGTATTAAAAACCCAATGCACCAAAATGCTATCAACCTTTTAGTTCGCACATTATCAGAGAACTAA
- a CDS encoding O-methyltransferase — translation MLNSRIEVDSRRIDYIREVFAQTDEALASVGCNLPDNEKRMQIGADEGKTLFTLARMINAQKIVEIGVLNGYSSIWLARALPEGGKLYALEKSKERAGICTRNFEKCNVADKITVIDGEALSNLDKISSHGQFDMVFIDADKANYCNYLDWAERNVRKGGLIIGDNTFLFGSVYGDNVRNQPEETIKIMQEFNSRLANIEKYSSIMIPTTEGMTVAVKEF, via the coding sequence ATGCTAAATTCAAGAATAGAAGTCGATTCAAGACGCATAGATTATATAAGGGAGGTTTTTGCACAAACCGATGAAGCACTTGCAAGTGTCGGCTGCAACCTGCCCGACAATGAAAAGCGTATGCAAATAGGTGCTGACGAAGGCAAAACTCTATTCACTCTGGCAAGAATGATAAATGCACAAAAAATTGTTGAGATTGGTGTTTTGAACGGATATTCTAGCATCTGGCTGGCAAGGGCATTGCCTGAAGGAGGCAAGCTTTACGCACTGGAAAAAAGCAAGGAACGAGCCGGTATATGCACTCGGAACTTTGAAAAATGCAATGTTGCAGATAAAATCACCGTAATTGATGGTGAGGCTTTATCAAACCTTGATAAAATATCCTCTCACGGACAGTTTGATATGGTATTTATTGATGCCGATAAAGCTAATTACTGTAATTACCTTGACTGGGCGGAACGCAACGTAAGAAAAGGCGGCTTGATAATTGGCGATAATACGTTCCTGTTCGGCTCTGTATATGGTGACAACGTACGCAATCAGCCGGAGGAAACCATAAAAATAATGCAAGAATTTAATAGCCGCCTTGCAAATATTGAAAAATACAGTTCGATTATGATACCCACAACTGAAGGAATGACTGTTGCAGTGAAGGAATTTTAA
- the flhA gene encoding flagellar biosynthesis protein FlhA, whose product MAEDVAAKQVSSLPFGMDKIMRHTDIMFALGIIGILVVLLVPVPTFMLDLLLGVSITFGVMILMTVLFIDKALDFSSFPTILLVAAMFRLSLNIASTRLILANGHEGPSSAGHVIEAFGGFVMAGSVVIGAIVFGILTIINFIVITKGSGRIAEVAARFSLDAMPGKQMAIDADLSAGLINEDEAKRRRKELEDESTFFGAMDGASKFVRGDAIAGLLITFINLIGGMIIGIVQRDLSFSQAIESYTILTIGDGLVSQIPALIVSTSAGLLVSKSGVRGSTDKAIFKQLGTHPQALGLVSFIMALMAFMPAIPAVPFLFISASVGGIAWNVYAKGKQNEEVKKEESKQEKAKEQQKAVEEEPIANVLQLENIKLELGYGLLPLINYEKGNKLPDQIKALRKQMAKDMGFVMPSVRIQDNMQLQNHEYVIRIKDIECGRGMVRPDMLLVMDPRGQKINIPGEETKEPTFGLPAKWVGESSREDALFRNYTVVDPPTVITTHLTEIAKDNINELLSYSETQKLLDGLGEEHKKLVDETVPEKMSVGGVQRVLQNLLSERVSIRDLPTILEAISEVSASTKSVTLITEYVRGRLSRQISFDNVNDDNVIELLALSSLWEKMFTEGLGEGEDRQLSIPPSKLQEFITNVKRAFNQHEMRGESPVLLVNPSIRPYVRSVVERFRPSTVVLSQNEIHPKVKIKTLGQI is encoded by the coding sequence ATGGCAGAAGATGTAGCAGCAAAACAGGTGTCTTCCCTTCCCTTTGGAATGGATAAGATAATGCGGCATACCGATATTATGTTTGCGTTGGGCATAATAGGTATTCTGGTTGTCCTGCTTGTTCCCGTTCCCACTTTCATGTTAGACCTTTTACTGGGGGTATCTATAACTTTCGGAGTTATGATACTGATGACGGTGTTATTTATTGATAAGGCACTGGATTTTAGTTCCTTCCCTACTATATTGCTTGTTGCGGCAATGTTCCGCCTGTCACTCAATATAGCATCTACCCGCCTTATACTGGCAAACGGTCATGAAGGCCCCTCCTCCGCCGGTCATGTGATTGAGGCGTTCGGTGGTTTTGTAATGGCAGGTTCGGTAGTTATCGGGGCTATAGTATTCGGTATCCTGACTATCATTAACTTTATAGTTATAACCAAAGGTTCGGGACGTATTGCGGAAGTTGCAGCACGCTTTTCTTTAGATGCCATGCCCGGAAAGCAAATGGCTATTGATGCGGATTTATCGGCAGGTCTTATAAATGAGGACGAGGCGAAAAGACGACGCAAGGAACTGGAGGACGAAAGCACATTCTTCGGAGCAATGGACGGTGCAAGTAAATTCGTGCGTGGCGATGCCATTGCCGGATTGCTTATAACTTTCATTAACCTGATAGGCGGTATGATAATCGGGATAGTACAGCGTGACCTTAGCTTTTCGCAGGCTATCGAATCATATACTATACTTACTATCGGCGACGGTCTGGTATCGCAGATACCGGCTTTAATAGTTTCCACCTCGGCAGGTTTACTGGTTTCTAAATCGGGAGTAAGGGGTTCAACCGATAAAGCTATATTCAAGCAGTTGGGAACTCACCCGCAAGCACTAGGGCTTGTCAGCTTTATTATGGCATTAATGGCTTTTATGCCTGCCATACCTGCCGTACCGTTCCTGTTCATCTCGGCTTCGGTTGGCGGCATCGCATGGAACGTATATGCAAAAGGCAAACAGAACGAGGAAGTGAAAAAAGAAGAGTCCAAACAGGAAAAAGCAAAAGAGCAGCAAAAAGCCGTTGAAGAAGAACCTATTGCCAACGTCCTGCAACTGGAGAACATAAAACTTGAGCTTGGTTACGGTTTGTTGCCTCTTATTAATTATGAAAAAGGCAATAAACTGCCTGACCAGATAAAGGCTTTAAGGAAGCAGATGGCAAAGGATATGGGCTTTGTTATGCCGTCTGTCAGGATTCAGGATAATATGCAACTCCAAAACCACGAATATGTTATCAGGATAAAGGATATTGAATGCGGCAGGGGAATGGTTCGCCCCGACATGTTGCTTGTAATGGATCCAAGAGGGCAGAAAATAAATATTCCGGGTGAAGAAACCAAAGAACCGACTTTCGGGCTTCCTGCAAAATGGGTCGGAGAGTCTTCACGTGAGGATGCATTATTTAGAAACTACACCGTTGTTGACCCTCCTACGGTGATTACCACCCACCTTACCGAAATAGCAAAAGACAATATCAACGAACTATTATCTTATAGCGAAACACAGAAATTACTTGACGGCTTGGGCGAAGAGCATAAGAAACTAGTCGATGAAACGGTTCCTGAAAAAATGTCTGTCGGAGGTGTTCAGCGTGTATTACAAAACCTGCTTTCCGAGAGGGTGTCTATCCGTGACCTACCTACCATATTAGAGGCAATATCGGAAGTTTCGGCATCTACCAAGAGCGTTACCCTGATTACCGAATATGTAAGGGGGCGTTTATCACGTCAGATAAGCTTTGACAATGTTAATGACGATAATGTGATTGAGCTTCTGGCACTATCCTCACTTTGGGAAAAAATGTTCACCGAAGGACTGGGTGAAGGCGAAGACAGACAGCTTTCTATTCCTCCTTCAAAATTACAAGAGTTCATCACAAACGTGAAGCGTGCCTTTAATCAGCATGAAATGCGTGGTGAAAGCCCCGTTTTATTGGTAAATCCGTCAATCAGACCGTATGTACGCTCGGTAGTTGAACGTTTCCGCCCTTCTACAGTGGTATTATCACAAAATGAAATTCACCCTAAGGTAAAGATAAAAACTCTGGGGCAGATATAG
- a CDS encoding NAD(P)H-quinone oxidoreductase: MKAVEVAGDSVPLKIGSREIPAPKLGQVLIEVCAAGVNRADILQRNGKYPPPIGASDILGLEVSGIIIETGENVSSFKEGDKVMALLEGGGYASHVIANEACILPIPLNTDYVQAASLPEALFTAWSNLFTYADMKRGETLLFHGGTSGIGVIALQMANRFGIKSIATAGSRKKCDFLEILGVENAINYKEQDFVEIVKGLGGADVVIDMVGGDYWSKNLKVLKEEGRLISIAMMGGAKAEVNFVPLLIKNLSVKGTTLRNKPLAFKRKIRDELIEYVMPMIENGDIRPVIDTVFELDDVQKAHNLMETSEHIGKIVLKID, translated from the coding sequence ATGAAAGCAGTCGAGGTAGCGGGGGATAGCGTCCCTTTAAAGATAGGTAGTCGTGAAATTCCCGCTCCGAAACTCGGTCAGGTACTTATAGAAGTATGTGCCGCAGGTGTAAACCGAGCCGACATACTGCAAAGAAACGGCAAGTATCCTCCGCCTATAGGGGCTTCCGATATATTGGGGCTTGAAGTTTCGGGAATAATCATAGAAACGGGTGAAAACGTATCGTCTTTTAAAGAAGGCGATAAGGTTATGGCTTTGCTTGAAGGCGGCGGATATGCAAGCCATGTGATAGCAAATGAAGCCTGTATCCTGCCGATACCTCTCAATACAGACTATGTACAGGCGGCATCTTTGCCTGAGGCATTATTTACGGCATGGAGCAATTTATTTACATACGCCGATATGAAAAGAGGGGAAACCCTGCTTTTTCACGGCGGAACTAGCGGTATAGGTGTAATTGCTCTGCAGATGGCAAATCGGTTCGGGATAAAATCTATCGCAACGGCAGGCTCAAGGAAAAAATGTGATTTTCTGGAGATTCTTGGCGTTGAAAACGCAATTAACTATAAAGAACAGGATTTTGTCGAAATCGTAAAAGGTCTGGGCGGGGCAGATGTGGTGATTGATATGGTAGGCGGTGATTATTGGTCGAAAAACCTGAAAGTGCTAAAAGAAGAAGGTCGCCTGATATCCATAGCCATGATGGGCGGAGCTAAAGCCGAGGTTAATTTTGTTCCGTTACTGATAAAAAACCTTTCCGTAAAGGGTACTACTTTGCGTAATAAGCCTTTAGCATTCAAAAGGAAAATAAGGGACGAACTCATCGAATATGTTATGCCCATGATAGAAAACGGTGATATAAGACCGGTTATAGATACCGTATTTGAACTCGATGATGTGCAAAAAGCCCATAATCTAATGGAAACATCTGAGCATATAGGCAAAATTGTCTTGAAAATTGATTAA
- a CDS encoding BolA family transcriptional regulator — MTIFDRINRKLNEQLSIFKLKVEDESHKHQGHAGYIEGGETHFKIEVVTDDFIGKSKVARHKTIYKILGQEIEDRIHALSVTALTKDEYSNKTKN; from the coding sequence ATGACTATTTTTGATAGGATAAACCGAAAATTAAATGAACAATTGTCGATTTTCAAACTAAAAGTAGAAGATGAGTCCCACAAGCACCAAGGGCATGCAGGATATATTGAAGGTGGGGAAACTCATTTTAAGATAGAAGTTGTAACTGATGATTTCATCGGAAAAAGCAAGGTGGCAAGGCATAAAACGATATATAAAATACTCGGGCAGGAAATTGAGGACAGGATACACGCACTTTCCGTTACGGCACTGACAAAAGATGAATATAGTAACAAAACAAAAAATTGA